In Pseudoalteromonas sp. MM1, a single window of DNA contains:
- a CDS encoding glycosyltransferase family 4 protein, translated as MTLKSNVLVISVSNNAKGGVASVVTTFMKNDFLNDLYNIHYFHSNDPSGKFKKHWSFLLAIIYFPFLLLLNRFDVAHIHGSLKGSFTRKSYFLFWLRVFSIPTIYQCHAAEVEQFFNGLSHAKRNIVVKIFKKYQLCLCLGTSWVKKFETLTYRDWEVLFNPVPELTLNKEKHSTCNFSFMGELSDRKGIKDLIHAFAKAENDNARLLVAGNGDVNSLVTLCSELGISEKVEFLGWINKEQKLDLLARTDVVVLPSYAEGLPMSILEAMSVGIPVITTPVGAVEDAITHNEHGLLVQPGNIAQIADALSELDHDSNKRTQLGEAAKIKFLKCFQDDVVAEALSDYYQQLIDGVKK; from the coding sequence ATGACATTGAAGAGCAATGTACTAGTAATTAGTGTGTCTAATAATGCAAAGGGCGGGGTCGCTAGTGTTGTAACTACATTTATGAAGAATGACTTTTTGAATGATTTATATAATATACATTATTTCCATTCTAATGATCCCAGCGGAAAGTTTAAAAAACATTGGTCTTTTTTATTGGCTATTATTTATTTTCCTTTTTTATTATTACTTAACCGTTTTGATGTTGCTCATATACATGGCTCTTTAAAAGGGAGCTTTACACGTAAAAGTTATTTTTTATTTTGGCTGAGAGTGTTTTCTATTCCGACCATATATCAGTGCCATGCGGCCGAGGTAGAACAATTTTTCAACGGTTTAAGTCATGCAAAGAGAAATATTGTTGTTAAAATATTCAAAAAATATCAGCTTTGTTTATGTTTAGGCACAAGCTGGGTAAAAAAGTTTGAAACATTGACTTATAGAGATTGGGAAGTTTTATTTAACCCCGTACCTGAATTGACACTCAACAAAGAAAAACATAGCACTTGTAACTTTAGCTTTATGGGAGAACTTAGTGATCGGAAAGGCATAAAAGATTTAATACATGCTTTTGCAAAAGCTGAAAACGATAATGCACGTTTACTTGTAGCAGGGAATGGTGATGTTAATAGTTTAGTAACGCTATGCAGTGAACTGGGTATTTCAGAAAAAGTAGAATTTTTAGGTTGGATTAACAAAGAACAAAAACTTGATTTGCTGGCTCGCACTGATGTTGTTGTGCTGCCAAGTTATGCTGAGGGATTACCTATGAGTATTCTTGAAGCTATGTCTGTTGGTATACCTGTTATTACAACTCCCGTAGGTGCAGTAGAAGATGCCATTACACATAATGAACATGGCTTGTTAGTGCAGCCAGGCAATATTGCTCAAATTGCTGATGCTTTAAGTGAGCTTGACCATGACTCAAATAAGCGAACTCAATTAGGAGAGGCTGCAAAAATAAAATTTTTAAAGTGTTTTCAAGATGATGTAGTGGCTGAAGCGTTATCTGATTACTATCAGCAATTAATTGATGGGGTTAAAAAGTGA
- a CDS encoding aspartate-semialdehyde dehydrogenase, which yields MNSQIGLITKQMFSAAKQDKYAGQDPFDGLNSKLFDIFPSFKKGLVGLAWIQLHKRLAINLRPLCAVPKKRNPKGIGLFILGLLEDYKATNDQIYLGEAIKLADWLLTQQSDKTIWQHSCWGYHFDWNARAFFVPKGKPNVITTIYVAQALYALSEITKDKKYSEPAIDSAHFIVKTLYKECDGRQFFGYIPGETAFVHNASLWGAAWVAKVAVLTNNQHYKQLALNAAKQSVSEQGTDGSWVYGARHHHQFIDGFHTGYNLEALRLLSDELQTDEFEDAIAKGLTYYKTHLFEQDGTAKYYNNSRYPLDMHSVSQAVFTLLKVGKAPDDFTMAEKVINRAIQTLYMPKKQRFIYQKNKYFTNKVDYVRWTQAWVYYSFAYFNRQKMNSTKNAVIEQL from the coding sequence GTGAATAGTCAAATTGGCTTAATAACAAAACAGATGTTTTCTGCTGCAAAACAGGATAAATATGCAGGCCAAGACCCGTTTGATGGCCTTAATAGTAAGCTATTCGACATTTTTCCCTCGTTTAAAAAAGGTTTAGTTGGTTTAGCGTGGATACAACTTCATAAACGTTTAGCAATTAACTTGCGGCCATTATGTGCTGTTCCCAAAAAGCGCAACCCAAAAGGTATTGGCTTATTTATTTTAGGTTTATTAGAAGACTATAAAGCAACCAATGATCAAATTTATTTAGGTGAAGCAATAAAGCTAGCGGATTGGTTACTAACACAGCAAAGTGATAAAACTATTTGGCAGCATAGCTGCTGGGGCTACCACTTTGACTGGAATGCACGCGCCTTTTTTGTACCTAAAGGTAAGCCAAACGTAATTACTACTATTTATGTTGCTCAGGCTTTATATGCATTAAGTGAAATCACCAAAGACAAAAAATACAGCGAACCTGCAATTGATAGTGCGCATTTTATTGTAAAAACATTATATAAAGAATGTGATGGCAGGCAGTTTTTTGGTTACATACCGGGTGAAACGGCCTTTGTACATAATGCTAGCCTTTGGGGCGCTGCTTGGGTTGCAAAAGTTGCTGTACTAACTAACAACCAACATTACAAACAGCTTGCTTTAAATGCTGCAAAGCAGTCGGTAAGCGAACAGGGAACTGATGGCTCATGGGTATATGGTGCGCGCCACCATCATCAATTTATTGATGGTTTTCATACCGGTTATAACCTTGAGGCATTACGCTTACTAAGCGATGAGTTACAAACGGATGAGTTTGAGGATGCAATTGCAAAAGGTCTTACTTATTATAAAACGCATTTGTTTGAGCAAGACGGCACTGCAAAATATTACAATAATAGTCGTTACCCACTCGATATGCACAGTGTATCGCAAGCTGTTTTTACATTATTAAAAGTAGGTAAAGCGCCAGATGACTTTACTATGGCCGAAAAAGTAATAAACCGTGCAATTCAAACCTTATATATGCCAAAAAAGCAGCGTTTTATTTATCAAAAAAATAAGTATTTTACCAATAAGGTTGATTATGTGCGTTGGACACAAGCATGGGTATATTATTCGTTTGCTTATTTTAATCGACAAAAAATGAATAGCACCAAAAATGCAGTTATTGAACAACTTTAA
- a CDS encoding sugar-transfer associated ATP-grasp domain-containing protein, with translation MHYFTVLKHKLIEKVRTLYLINFNYRYKDNIQRYKLSKNKKNKSLIKAEIKQLKDYWGCYPLQYFNHDFYSKDCTLSMDEMKQFIPSYYFYRIIFPQYDDSKYLLNIVEDKMVMDTLFKGMGYPSANVIIKKKANYVFNSDGTTLNYQTFQELLEMRTCNKLFIKPVHGRGGCGILVAKRQGKAFYIKDNEFDYHFLINLKDNYVIEEAIVQHDAITAVYPHSVNTLRAITKRNTAGLIEIVAVTLRMGSNGSEIDNTSAGGLVVGINSESGCALKNYATHEYGLKQFFEHPDTGYQFEQLKIPNWLGIKNKLIELAKKNIIMNLVGWDIAITNDGILVVEINTLFGIDGLQSAHGGLESKFIENKKFDI, from the coding sequence ATGCATTACTTTACGGTGTTAAAGCATAAGCTCATAGAAAAAGTTAGGACTTTATATTTAATTAATTTTAACTATAGATATAAAGATAATATACAGCGATATAAGTTGTCGAAAAATAAAAAAAATAAAAGTTTAATTAAAGCTGAAATTAAACAGTTAAAAGATTATTGGGGGTGCTATCCTCTGCAGTATTTTAATCACGACTTTTATTCAAAAGATTGCACGCTTTCTATGGATGAAATGAAACAATTTATACCTAGCTATTATTTTTATCGAATAATATTTCCCCAGTATGATGATTCAAAATACTTATTGAATATCGTTGAAGATAAAATGGTTATGGATACTTTATTTAAAGGAATGGGTTACCCAAGTGCTAATGTAATAATTAAAAAGAAAGCTAATTATGTTTTTAATTCAGATGGCACAACTTTAAACTATCAAACATTTCAAGAGCTATTAGAAATGCGTACCTGCAATAAATTGTTTATTAAACCGGTGCATGGACGGGGTGGTTGTGGAATTTTAGTTGCAAAAAGACAAGGTAAGGCCTTTTACATAAAAGATAATGAATTTGATTATCACTTTCTAATAAATCTGAAAGATAATTACGTTATAGAGGAAGCAATAGTTCAACATGATGCAATAACAGCGGTGTATCCACATAGTGTAAATACACTTAGAGCTATAACAAAGAGGAATACAGCTGGTTTAATTGAAATTGTTGCAGTAACCCTTCGAATGGGCTCAAACGGTAGCGAGATTGATAATACCTCTGCCGGTGGATTAGTTGTTGGAATTAATAGTGAAAGTGGTTGTGCTTTAAAGAATTATGCAACTCACGAATATGGTTTAAAGCAGTTTTTTGAACACCCTGATACAGGTTATCAATTTGAACAGCTAAAAATTCCAAACTGGCTTGGCATTAAAAACAAGCTTATTGAACTAGCGAAAAAAAATATAATTATGAATTTAGTAGGATGGGATATAGCAATAACAAATGATGGTATTTTGGTTGTCGAGATCAATACCCTATTTGGTATTGACGGCTTGCAGTCTGCTCATGGCGGGTTAGAAAGTAAATTTATTGAAAATAAAAAATTTGATATATAA
- a CDS encoding phenylacetate--CoA ligase family protein has translation MFTSKIYKKSPVSIQNILLSTRALVRKKLRENNKCEQYTQELIAHEYDSEILGKYHDKTLHKTIKQARNTVEYYKSYDLNLKTFPFIDKLEVNSNKDKFLSSKKSGTVIKGATSGTTGAPLVIPQDMESVITEQAFINRGLAWAGFKEGDKRAWIRGDMIVPLEQKKAPFWRYSYFENMIMLSSFHMVPNNLQSYINAMAEFGVQVIQAYPSSIVTLAKYLEVNNEYYPGEIKSIVTSSESLTKEDKHLIETRFKCTVFDWYGLFERVAAIASCEHGRYHILTDYAHVELLPAGKAEDGRDRAEIVGTNFNNSFYPLIRYKTGDHVILSDEPNCPCGRVFPIVDSIEGRTGDYLIAEDGQKVHILNHIPKGVSGLLGAQFVQKEHMKIEVLVTCNNDFTTEQKLKLIDNTKERLGNKMDVTITIVDNLIRTKNGKMKQAICDL, from the coding sequence ATGTTTACAAGTAAAATTTATAAAAAAAGCCCAGTTTCAATTCAAAATATTTTATTGAGTACGCGTGCATTAGTAAGAAAAAAGCTTAGAGAAAACAATAAATGTGAACAATATACTCAAGAACTAATTGCCCATGAGTATGACTCTGAGATTTTAGGTAAATACCATGATAAAACGCTACATAAAACTATTAAGCAAGCACGAAATACCGTTGAATATTATAAAAGTTATGACCTTAATTTAAAAACGTTTCCTTTTATTGATAAATTGGAAGTGAATAGCAATAAGGATAAGTTTTTATCGTCCAAAAAGTCAGGCACGGTTATTAAAGGTGCAACAAGTGGCACAACAGGCGCGCCTCTAGTTATTCCACAAGATATGGAATCGGTCATAACTGAGCAAGCTTTTATTAATAGAGGGTTAGCTTGGGCTGGATTTAAAGAAGGTGATAAACGAGCGTGGATCAGGGGTGATATGATTGTACCACTCGAACAAAAAAAGGCGCCATTTTGGCGTTACTCTTACTTTGAAAATATGATTATGCTCTCATCCTTTCATATGGTGCCTAATAACTTACAGTCATATATAAATGCAATGGCTGAGTTTGGTGTACAAGTTATACAGGCATATCCCTCATCGATTGTCACGCTAGCTAAGTATTTAGAAGTTAATAATGAATATTATCCAGGTGAAATAAAGTCAATTGTTACATCATCTGAATCACTAACAAAGGAAGATAAACATCTAATTGAAACGCGCTTTAAATGCACTGTTTTTGATTGGTATGGGTTATTTGAACGTGTAGCTGCTATTGCAAGCTGCGAGCACGGTCGTTATCACATATTAACAGACTATGCTCATGTAGAATTACTGCCGGCAGGAAAAGCAGAGGATGGCCGTGACCGAGCTGAAATTGTCGGTACTAACTTTAATAACTCTTTTTACCCATTAATTCGTTATAAAACCGGCGACCATGTTATTTTGTCTGATGAGCCAAACTGCCCATGTGGTCGTGTATTTCCAATTGTGGATTCTATAGAAGGAAGAACAGGTGATTACCTTATTGCAGAAGATGGTCAAAAAGTTCATATATTAAATCACATTCCTAAAGGAGTAAGTGGTTTGTTAGGGGCGCAGTTTGTACAAAAAGAACATATGAAAATTGAAGTACTAGTTACTTGTAATAATGACTTTACAACTGAACAAAAGCTTAAGCTTATAGATAATACAAAAGAGCGCTTAGGTAATAAAATGGATGTCACTATTACAATAGTAGATAATTTAATACGAACAAAAAATGGCAAAATGAAACAAGCTATTTGCGATTTGTAA
- a CDS encoding WecB/TagA/CpsF family glycosyltransferase has product MKRIEFLKAPMDIATMQETVSFIENRIEQKQFLQHVVVNVAKIVNMQKDPVLAESVKACEVINIDGMGVVFGARFLGHDVPERVAGVDLFHELLAMSAKRDFPVFLLGATEEVVSKTVEVAKTQNPNLNIAGFNNGYFWDDEEAVVTKIRESGAKLLFVAITSPKKENFINKWQDKLGVDFVMGVGGTFDVAAGKVKRAPQWMQKAGLEWLYRVIQEPSRMWRRYLVTNSKFAWLLIKAKLRSF; this is encoded by the coding sequence ATGAAACGTATTGAATTTTTAAAAGCACCCATGGACATAGCCACCATGCAAGAAACGGTGTCTTTTATCGAAAATAGAATTGAGCAAAAGCAATTTTTACAGCATGTTGTGGTTAATGTAGCCAAAATAGTTAATATGCAAAAAGACCCCGTTTTAGCTGAGTCGGTTAAAGCCTGTGAGGTAATTAATATTGACGGTATGGGAGTTGTTTTTGGTGCACGCTTTTTAGGGCACGATGTACCAGAGCGCGTAGCTGGGGTTGACTTATTTCATGAGCTGTTAGCTATGAGTGCCAAACGAGATTTTCCCGTGTTTTTGCTCGGTGCTACTGAAGAGGTGGTAAGTAAAACAGTGGAAGTAGCTAAAACACAAAACCCTAACTTAAATATTGCAGGGTTTAACAATGGCTACTTTTGGGATGATGAAGAAGCCGTGGTAACTAAAATACGCGAGTCGGGCGCAAAATTACTATTTGTAGCGATTACTTCGCCTAAAAAAGAAAATTTCATTAATAAATGGCAAGATAAGCTAGGTGTCGACTTTGTAATGGGTGTTGGCGGTACATTCGATGTAGCAGCTGGCAAAGTAAAGCGCGCACCTCAATGGATGCAAAAAGCTGGTTTAGAGTGGCTTTACAGAGTAATACAAGAGCCTAGTAGAATGTGGAGACGTTACTTAGTCACAAATTCAAAGTTTGCATGGTTACTCATAAAGGCTAAATTGAGAAGTTTTTAA
- a CDS encoding VpsF family polysaccharide biosynthesis protein (VpsF, distantly related to oligosaccharide ligases, is encoded next to the probable flippase VpsE.) produces the protein MKSESIYRVMVFTFLTAFIFGGYLLENVGIKYVSEGGNPLVKIHISTYILMLTVAIFTLRRGINVPLTSLKELRASWLISFLCILLVIFYGLIRFGTSGMAYLVDTMVAPLLGLYLLSQLSITHKNKLLTLLAYLLFINSAIAILEFILGSTLISVEFSSFSHFRSTALLTHPLNNALITAALAPLLMSYTRIPYLIYFTVVTLALFAFGGRAATGIFMLGVFILIAPKVPAFMAAGVRVSKMRFAVIQALAFFASIFTILVITLTPIGARILSKLHIDGSAQARFDVFIILEQLSLREWFLGASQTLLENIAFYIQIDVIENYIIGWIVSFGIICTVFLFLSCYKLPLKIALGKNRNSAKIALIVFILVSLTNNALTTKTPALLFLISAMYLVVSRRNGK, from the coding sequence ATGAAAAGTGAAAGTATTTATAGAGTAATGGTGTTCACTTTTTTGACGGCATTTATTTTTGGCGGCTATTTACTAGAAAACGTAGGTATAAAATACGTATCAGAAGGCGGAAATCCGTTAGTTAAAATACATATTTCAACGTATATATTAATGCTAACCGTTGCAATTTTTACGCTTAGAAGAGGTATTAATGTGCCTTTAACTAGCCTAAAAGAGCTTAGGGCATCATGGCTAATAAGTTTTTTATGTATTTTACTTGTTATATTTTATGGCTTAATTAGATTTGGTACGTCGGGCATGGCTTACTTGGTCGATACTATGGTAGCCCCACTTTTAGGTCTATATTTATTGAGTCAGTTGAGTATCACACATAAAAACAAATTATTAACCTTACTTGCATACTTACTATTCATAAATTCTGCTATAGCTATTTTAGAGTTTATATTAGGTAGTACACTAATATCCGTCGAGTTTTCAAGTTTTAGTCACTTTAGATCAACGGCTCTGTTAACTCATCCACTTAATAACGCGTTGATTACCGCTGCATTGGCACCTTTACTAATGAGCTATACGCGAATTCCTTATTTAATCTATTTTACTGTAGTTACGTTAGCACTGTTTGCTTTTGGTGGGCGAGCTGCAACAGGCATATTCATGCTAGGTGTATTTATTTTAATAGCACCTAAGGTGCCTGCATTTATGGCTGCAGGGGTTCGCGTGTCAAAAATGCGCTTTGCGGTAATACAAGCGCTGGCTTTTTTTGCGTCTATCTTCACAATATTAGTTATTACTTTGACCCCCATCGGTGCCCGCATACTAAGTAAGTTGCATATTGATGGTAGTGCTCAAGCGCGATTTGATGTTTTTATAATTCTTGAACAATTAAGCCTACGTGAGTGGTTTTTAGGAGCCTCACAAACTTTACTAGAAAATATCGCTTTTTATATTCAAATAGATGTTATAGAGAATTACATAATAGGCTGGATTGTTAGTTTTGGTATCATATGTACAGTTTTTTTGTTTTTAAGTTGCTATAAATTACCACTTAAAATTGCATTGGGAAAAAATAGAAATTCAGCCAAAATCGCTTTGATTGTTTTTATTTTAGTTTCATTAACAAATAATGCTTTGACGACTAAAACTCCAGCCTTACTCTTTTTAATTAGTGCAATGTACTTAGTTGTATCTAGAAGGAACGGAAAATGA